A single Nicotiana tabacum cultivar K326 chromosome 5, ASM71507v2, whole genome shotgun sequence DNA region contains:
- the LOC107798407 gene encoding LOW QUALITY PROTEIN: putative transcription factor PosF21 (The sequence of the model RefSeq protein was modified relative to this genomic sequence to represent the inferred CDS: deleted 1 base in 1 codon), with product MDKEKCVGGLLPPSGNYSLFLPSGSSYSVKSEPSGSSNLPPLGPVPASELKANQFSHDISRMPDNPPKNLGHRRAHSEILTLPDDISFDSDLGVVGGLDGPSLSDETEEDFLSMYLDMDKVNSSSATSSFQVGESSSGSLQAPVMGFTASRTDNVTAAVSEKPRVRHQHSQSMDGSTIIKPEMLMSGGEDPSSAETKKAMSAAKLAELALIDPKRAKRIWANRQSAARSKERKMRYIAELERRVQALQTEATSLSAQLTLLQRDTNGLSAENNELKLRLQTMEQQVHLQDALNDALKEEIQHLKVLTGQGLANAGPMMNFPASNNGGNQQFYSNNHAIHALLTAQQLQQLQIHSHKQQHQFQHHQLHQQQQQEQQLQQAGDIKLRSSSSSAQNDHASDNGMD from the exons ATGGATAAAGAGAAGTGTGTAGGGGGTTTATTGCCTCCATCAGGAAACTATTCGCTCTTTTTGCCTTCCGGGAGTAGTTATAGTGTAAAGTCTGAGCCATCTGGATCATCTAATTTACCTCCTTTAGGGCCTGTACCTGCTTCAGAACTAAAAGCAAACCAATTTAGTCATGATATTAGTCGAATGCCAGATAACCCACCTAAGAATTTGGGTCATCGACGTGCCCATTCGGAGATTCTTACACTTCCTGATGATATAAGTTTCGATAGTGATCTTGGTGTTGTTGGTGGACTGGATGGACCGTCTTTGTCTGATGAGACTGAGGAGGATTTCCTCTCTATGTATCTTGATATGGATAAAGTT AACTCTTCATCTGCTACTTCTTCATTCCAAGTGGGTGAGTCATCTTCGGGCTCATTGCAAGCTCCAGTGATGGGTTTTACAGCTTCAAGGACTGACAATGTTACTGCCGCTGTTAGTGAAAAGCCAAGAGTCAGACATCAGCATAGTCAGTCCATGGATGGTTCAACTATAATCAAGCCGGAGATGCTTATGTCAGGAGGAGAAGATCCATCTTCAGCTGAGACTAAGAAAGCCATGTCCGCAGCAAAGCTTGCTGAGCTCGCTCTTATTGATCCGAAACGTGCGAAGAG AATTTGGGCAAACAGGCAGTCAGCTGCCAGATCAAAGGAAAGGAAGATGAGATATATAGCAGAGCTCGAGAGGAGAGTGCAAGCTCTGCAAACAGAAGCGACTTCTTTGTCTGCTCAGTTGACCCTGTTGCAG AGAGATACAAATGGTCTGAGTGCTGAAAACAATGAACTTAAATTGCGCTTGCAGACAATGGAACAACAGGTGCACTTGCAAGATG CATTGAATGATGCACTTAAGGAGGAAATACAACATCTCAAAGTGCTAACTGGCCAAGGCTTAGCAAATGCTGGACCTATGATGAACTTTCCAGCCTCCAATAATGGAGGCAATCAGCAATTTTACTCTAACAACCATGCAATACATGCGTTATTGACGGCACAACAGCTTCAACAGCTCCAGATACATTCTCACAAGCAGCAACACCAGTTTCAGCACCATCAGCTCCACCAGCAGCAACAGCAGGAACAACAATTGCAGCAAGCTGGAGATATAAAATTGAGAAGTTCAAGTTCATCTGCTCAAAATGACCATGCTTCTGATAACGGAATGGATTAA